CAAAAAGACACCTTGCCAAAACTGGAAGGTGTCTTTAACGTATAATCGACTAACAATTTTTGATATCATTAGCAAACGTGTAATAACACGGCTTATTGTCATAGTAGATTTCTTCAACAAACTTAATTTTTTCATCAGGTAGGTTTTCTATAATTGCTGGCGGGACAAAGTAGGCATTCATTGGTTTGTAGTGATCAAACAAACTTGTACCACACTTTTTACAAAATCCTCGAGTTGCATTAGGAGATGAATCATATGTCCCTAAGTTTTCTCTCGAAATATAAGTGATATCATCTTTAAATTCTAAACTGGCAAATCCAGTAGATCCTGTTAACTTACGACACATTTGGCATTCAACGCTCCTTGAGTAAGCCTGGATGTCCATCTGATAATGCCGTT
This genomic interval from Jeotgalibaca arthritidis contains the following:
- a CDS encoding GFA family protein; the protein is MDIQAYSRSVECQMCRKLTGSTGFASLEFKDDITYISRENLGTYDSSPNATRGFCKKCGTSLFDHYKPMNAYFVPPAIIENLPDEKIKFVEEIYYDNKPCYYTFANDIKNC